The following are encoded in a window of Variovorax paradoxus genomic DNA:
- a CDS encoding succinylglutamate desuccinylase/aspartoacylase domain-containing protein codes for MHRFESGKPGPHVLINALTHGNEICGMTAATHLLDTGVRPKIGTLTISFANVAAYESFNEARPFDSRQLVHNLNRVWSPEWLDGSEDSPELSRARVLRPVVSAADHILDIHSTSQPVIPFWVYPAFDRNAEAAMAIGRPSVHLVMPDGLGSGTPLIQHGQHGKADGKGVALVAECGQHFLRSASELATAISLDFLAHFGLIDKDPGVPAPGEQRRFELLQTHVIKSEDFAFVRPLIGFETFAKGELIATNGPDEIRAPCDDCTIFMPAQRTIVGREAVYLTKPL; via the coding sequence GTGCACCGCTTCGAGTCCGGCAAGCCCGGCCCGCACGTGCTCATCAACGCGCTGACGCACGGCAACGAGATCTGCGGCATGACCGCCGCCACGCACCTGCTCGACACCGGTGTGCGCCCGAAGATCGGCACGCTCACCATCAGCTTTGCCAACGTGGCGGCCTACGAGTCTTTCAACGAGGCGCGGCCTTTCGACAGCCGCCAGCTGGTGCACAACCTCAACCGCGTGTGGTCGCCCGAATGGCTCGACGGCAGCGAAGACAGCCCCGAGCTGAGCCGCGCCCGCGTGCTGCGCCCGGTGGTGAGCGCGGCCGACCACATCCTCGACATCCATTCCACGAGCCAGCCCGTGATCCCGTTCTGGGTGTACCCGGCCTTCGACCGCAACGCCGAGGCTGCCATGGCCATCGGCCGCCCGTCGGTGCACCTCGTGATGCCCGACGGCCTGGGCTCGGGCACGCCGCTGATCCAGCACGGCCAGCATGGCAAGGCCGACGGCAAGGGCGTGGCGCTGGTGGCCGAGTGCGGCCAGCATTTCCTGCGCTCGGCCTCCGAGCTGGCCACCGCCATCTCGCTCGACTTCCTGGCGCACTTCGGCCTCATCGACAAGGACCCGGGCGTGCCCGCTCCTGGCGAGCAGCGCCGCTTCGAGCTGCTGCAGACGCACGTCATCAAGTCGGAAGACTTCGCCTTCGTGCGTCCGCTGATCGGCTTCGAGACCTTCGCCAAGGGCGAGCTGATCGCGACCAACGGCCCGGACGAAATCCGCGCGCCGTGCGACGACTGCACGATCTTCATGCCCGCGCAGCGCACGATCGTCGGGCGCGAGGCGGTGTATCTGACGAAGCCGCTCTGA
- a CDS encoding restriction endonuclease translates to MAKQTRTERRRERARQELAGKGWTAIFFGIVLLVIAPAFLTGPIVGGLGPALRPAGWVALAVGAVLLGLHYIVRRQAARVEIEPAAARTAARPAPAVTTERREPALSTVPQVSQESQWGPAVLHAIEWRRFEALCEALYAQAGFTTRSQSHGADGGVDIWLQSKHSDVPRIVQCKHWQGKAVGVKEMREFFGVMASHQLKSGTYVTSSTFSAEAAAFAKANGIHAQDGAALLRLIGQRTPEQQAALLAVAYEGEYWRPTCASCGTKMVEKPSSKNDGSFWGCANYPKCRGRTIPKSKAFATV, encoded by the coding sequence ATGGCAAAACAAACAAGAACCGAGCGCCGACGCGAGCGTGCGCGACAGGAACTGGCTGGCAAGGGCTGGACCGCGATCTTCTTCGGCATCGTGCTGCTGGTGATCGCCCCCGCCTTCCTGACAGGGCCGATCGTGGGCGGGCTGGGACCGGCGCTCCGGCCCGCCGGGTGGGTCGCTCTGGCGGTCGGCGCCGTGCTGCTGGGCCTGCACTACATCGTCCGTCGTCAGGCCGCCCGCGTGGAGATCGAGCCCGCTGCAGCTCGAACTGCGGCACGACCCGCGCCCGCTGTGACCACCGAGCGTCGCGAGCCTGCGCTATCGACAGTGCCCCAAGTGAGCCAGGAATCACAGTGGGGCCCCGCCGTGCTCCACGCCATCGAATGGCGTCGCTTCGAAGCCTTGTGCGAAGCGCTGTACGCACAAGCCGGGTTCACGACGCGCAGCCAATCGCACGGCGCGGACGGCGGCGTCGATATCTGGCTCCAGTCCAAGCACAGTGACGTCCCGCGCATCGTCCAGTGCAAGCACTGGCAAGGCAAAGCCGTGGGCGTGAAGGAAATGCGCGAGTTCTTCGGCGTGATGGCTTCGCATCAATTGAAGAGCGGCACCTACGTGACGAGCTCGACCTTCTCGGCGGAAGCAGCTGCGTTTGCGAAGGCGAACGGCATCCACGCCCAAGACGGCGCGGCCCTGCTCAGGCTGATCGGCCAGCGCACGCCCGAGCAACAAGCGGCCCTGCTCGCCGTGGCCTACGAAGGCGAATACTGGCGGCCCACCTGCGCGAGCTGCGGCACCAAGATGGTCGAAAAGCCTTCGTCCAAAAACGACGGCAGCTTCTGGGGCTGCGCCAACTATCCGAAGTGCCGGGGCCGGACGATCCCGAAGTCGAAGGCATTCGCGACGGTCTAA